GTGTTTACAGTGTCCAGAATACTGGCATCATTCCTGAGAACCTGTAGATATTGTAGAAGCCAAAGCCCTCGTACATGCTGTCCAAAGTATGGAAGAACCTATAATTCATCCTTAGTGCCCGTTTCTCGTAAAGTCCATTTGCGGTGATATTAGGGCTAGGTGTCCTACCATTCTTCATTGATAAAATAATCCACAACAACCCATCCGCGCAGGAATACTACCACAATCACTTGGGTAATGTTTGAGTTCGGTTTACGATCTGAATGGCAAGAAAGGCTTCGAGAAGGGGCAATCCCGATTATGAGAAGGGGGAGACCGTACAGAGCAACAGGCATGCCGGACCATACCGCCCTTGAAGGTGCCATATATATGGACTCATTCATCAGAGAGGCTCTAAGAACCAAAGGAGATGCAGTCACAAAACGAGGATCATACAACATATGCTACTTTCGGTGTAGAAAACCACGGAAGTTGCTTTGCCTGACGCCCAGGAAGAGAATTTTATAGTGGGAACAATTTCTGCATTGCTGACATTGCTAGGATAAAGGACAAAGAGATCTTCCCACGAGACAAAGCGGCCTCTACTTGATATTGTACAATAATCAGTGAATCACACCCTCATTCTAGCCACCCTTCTTTAGATCAGCTCATTTTTGCTCCTATTTAGCAAATACTCCTTGTTCCAGAAAGTATGCATGAGCCCGTAAAGTCCGCAAACTGGCCACTGCCGCCAGATTCGGTCCTGCAgtcttgatatccatgaccGGTGCATGGAGCTACCAAATGACCTGTCGCGGTCGGCCCGAACCTTTTGGTATAGGTTTGGTAGGTATGTTGCATGATATTTCTGTCGTAGCTCATCTCTTGTGGAACGGTCATAAATCGACCAGAAATCTTCCTCAGAGTAATAGGTCCGTGCATACAGCCACTTCTGACCCCCAAGCTTGTTGACTAGTTTCTCGAGCCCACGGTTAAAATGCAGAAACTCCCTACCCTTTGGCCCTGGTCCATAGACTCCAACACTGAGCATCATTCCGGGATCATCCGAATCGGAAGCTGGCTGTCGTCGTGGTTCTGCTACTAACCCCGAGACAGCAGCTGTCGTTGAACGCACCGGACAAATCCAAAGCGGATATTTCCCAAATGAATCATCAACAAAGTCAACAAGCTCTTTTGCACCTTTATAAGGGACTGCGACATCCTGAATGGTATATTCCCTGAATAGACCGCTCTTGTGAACTGCATGATACATCACCCTTGTGTGAGAGATGTGATCCAAAGCCCACCGCATGAACTTGGTTTGAGGAAATAGAAAGTACTCAAACGCATATTTACCAACCCAGAACCCGCCTCTGTCATATCGAAACAGATAGTCAGCAATCGGAATAAGGTCTTTTGCGGGGCCAGCCTCTTCGGCAGCGGAAGTGGAGGCCCTCTCTTCAGCGTGCATGTAAAACCAAGGGTCGGAAGGGCGAGTAAATGTTTGCATTCGTCGAGAGCAGTGGTCTGTAGCGCTTGTAATTGACCCGGCACAAATAACCCCCCTTTCCTTGGTGAACATGATGCCGTCTAAGTACTGGTATGTTGGGTCCGGCGTCAGATGCTCAATTTTTCGCACAGCCTCATCGACGCCCATTGAAATTGGAAAATACGTCAATTCTACTGCTGGCTCTATAGGGAGCTCTAGCAGCTGTATCTCAAGGAGAGTGGTTATACCAAGGGTCCCGAATGAACATGCAGCCCCGAAAAAGAGATCAGAGTTCTCCGTTGCAGAGGCAGTGATAATATCGCCGTTTCCAACCACAATCTCGATCCAGTTGACAGTTCTATCAAAAAAGCTGTGTCGGTAGGAACTGCTTTCTCCACCTGTTCCGGCGAATCCGCCACCGGCCGTTATGCCGGGAAATTCCATAACGACAGGTGGAATCAGTCGCCATGGAAGTGTTGCCTGGACAAGCATATCCATAGGAACATTTGGCTCTACTAAAGCAACCTTTTTCTCTTGGTCAATCATGAGTACTCGGTTAAGGCTTCCTGTGTCGACAGTGTTCGAACGAAGTTTCGTTGAAGCGCGGGTCGAGTTCGTTGAGCCATGATATATGCCAAATGGGGTTTTGTCATTATAAAATTGTTTCACACATGTAGAGATTCTCTGCACGATGGCGTTATGTACTTCCATTGTGAACCGGGCTCAAAGATGTTGTAAAGCAATGCTTGATGTGCTCTGATGTGATAGTAGAAAGTTGGTTCATGGGGTATCAACACAACTAGAGAAGGTAAAGACATTAAACGTGAGTCGGCGaaaaatagataaaaaaatGAATCAATAAATAAAGGAAAGGCGGCTTGACCGACTGCGATAACCGTGCGAagcttccttttttttcGCGTGCACCAGCCATGGAAGGATGCATTGCAGTTCACCGTGTTCTATACGATGGATTCATTAGATCTAGCAGTTTCCATGTCGCTATGGTTCAGGTGAACACCCAGTGGCGCATGCTATGACTGGGATTTGCTGCAAGGGGCCTACGTCTTCGGTCATAAGATTGGgctccatctttcttcaacgCATATTTCCAGCCCAGACCAACATTCCCAACCGGTGGGTCAAAAATGCTAGACCATCTTCTCTAGATTTGCCGCTAGGATAGGTACGGCTGACTTATCTAGTGTTGATAAATAATAGTCTAGTCCTTCAGAGTAGTGcgaagtacggagtagatcagTCATTTCCGGACCATGTAAGATAATGCCAAGTGTACCAATACCAACGCACTAAATTAGACCTATTATGTTAGCCTAGAACTTTGGATTAGTGCGTCACTTAATGTAAAATGATAAGATTTCGGTAATAGAATACCGACGACCCAGCCCTCGTCACATTGATATACTTCCTGACGCGATAACTTCACACATTCTTCCAAGAGTCTTgcaagaaaaaacaaatGGATGAAATACAGTAAAGTGGAGAAAAGCAGACTCCTCATTCTGACCGTAGCCACTTTTTTTCTAGCACGTACTTAAAGTTCGATTCTAATCCAAGTTGAGATGGCTCCAATCTATTGGATACGCTGCAGCATAATTTTAaacggagaaaagaaaaaaagaaaaaagtcaaagaaaaaaagaaaaatcaacaggaaaacaaaaagatgGTGTGGCATGATCTCCAATAATTGTAGCCCCTTTTCTCAGGTGCTTAACGTCCATCTCTGCGATATTTATCAGTCTTCGTGCTGGCGCTCTACGATGGAGACAAACGACGCTCATTTCACTGTCTTACCGTCGGATACTCATGGAGAACGTCTCCGACAAACAGACTCAAAGATTCGAGGTTATTATCGTGGGTTGCTCCGTTGCTGGTTTAACACTGGCCAATGCTCTGTCTAAACGTAAGATTAACTACGTCGTTCTCGAATCCCGAAAACACCTGCCATCGCCTCTGACCGGGAATGCACTCACATTACTCCCTAATGGGATGCGTATACTGAGTCAACTTGGGGTGCTGGATGATATTAAAGTTACTTCGCAGTCCATCAGTAGCCACTCAACCTGGCTTGCCAACGGGTATCTACTCAAAACGATTAATATGATGCAGCTTCCATCTACGAGGTAGGCATTCGCGTCTACCCTATTAGTTACACAACTCCTGAGAACATCTAGGCATGGTTACGACTCGGTTGTGATTGCCCGTTGGGATTTATTACAAATCTTGTACAATCGTTTAGTCGGGGACAGGAGTCGCATCGCGTTTGATAAGCGCGCAGTTCAATTCGACCAAAGCTCGTCGGAAGTCAAGGTGAAATGCGCCGATGGATCATCATTTGCTGGGGACGTAGTTGTCGGCGCTGATGGAATCCATAGTGTCACACGGAGGGAAGCCCTTTGGCATCAAGATCTTGCTAAGACCCTTGGTAGAATTCAAAATAGGCCACTAGGTAAGTTACAGTGGTTTTTATTGGATAGATCCTTGGCTTATAGTCATTCTAGAGTTGACATCCGAGTATTCCGGCATTTACGGCATCTCAAACCCTATACCTGAGTTACACCCAGGGCAAGCACATCGAACTTATGGGAACGGCTTCTCCTTTATAGTAAACGTTGGCAAACACGGTCGTATATATTGGCTTCTGTCAATCAAATCTAGAGAAACACGTCAGTACCCCCGGCTTCCACGCTATGCGCAAGACCAGGCATCAATCGACGAACACGTACGACCATTCTTGGATGCCCATATTTCTAGCACTATCCTCTTTAAGGATCTTTATAACAACTCCAAAACATGTCTTCACGTTGGGCTCGAGGAACTGCTCTGTGAGAACTGGGTTTCAGGCAATATTGTGTGTATTGGTGATTCCGTACACAAAGTCAGTGTGGTCTTCTACCTTGGCAAGATACTACCAGAAGACTAACTGTTGGGATAAAAGATGACCCCGAATTTGGCTCAAGGAGCTAACTGTGCTATCGAGAGTGCCGCGTCTCTAGCTAATCGCCTTGTCTGTATCCTAGACAAACGCCAGGGCCGTGTCTGCTCTGACCACTGCGGGCGTGAGGCGATATTACAATCCTGGGAAGCCTCACGAAAACACAGGATGAGATTCTTCTACACATGCTCTTGGATACTGGCTCGATGTGAGAGTTTTTGTGGGGCATTTTTCAAGGGTCTAGGATTATACATCGGTTCATATCATGGTGAGCAAGTTATTAGCTACATATCAGATATTGATGGCCAAACAGAATACTTGGATTTCTTGCCAGAGCCTTTGCGCGCATCCAAAACGGTGTTGGAAATGGAGCATGGGACCCTCTTCCATCTAAATTATCTATTTGTAAAGATGGCATTTGCACTACTAGACAGTTCACTTAGGCTCTGGCAGTTTTGTTTCTCATAATACGGATAGCTGATGTCAAACATCAATAGTGCCAACATAGTCGAGGTATACTCCCCAGTTGCTATTGAACTTGCTATCATATTTATACTACTTAACTGTATTTCACAGAGTAAATCGCTATAATAGCCTCAACCGAGCACTTCGGGTTTTCGCCCAGGCTGTGTGATCCACATCCGGTCAACAATAATCCGTACATTTCCGTTGGAGTAAGGCTACCCCCAACAGACATAAGTCACCTATATACCCCTACGTGGTCCTCGGCTATAGTCCCTTGCTTGAAGTAGTCATCGTTGAACTACACCGTTTTTCAACGCAGACCTTCTGAGATGCCGCTAATAATTGGAAAACATGCCATGCCTTAAGTTGCCCTTAGTGGTGGCCATAGACTTAGATCTTGCCAGTTTTTGGCTTTGGACGTTGATCAAGCAAATCCAGTGCACTACCGTTGCCTCTAATTCATGAGTGTATTGGTCAGCCGGGGGGTAAACTGGAATGGACTTACATGCAAGTGTATGCAGATCTCTCTAAACACGAACTTGGTAGAGAATCTGTCTAAGGTCATGATAGTACTGCAAGGGGTAGCATGCTTCAGGTGATGAAGTTGGTAGCGTTTCCCAAAAATACCGCACCAAAGAATATGAGCCTAAATCAAGCCCAACTCGCCCAGATCAGCAGAGAACTATTGAACATATCAATTTGTATTTACAACCCGCCTGTCATACTCAAGGGCACTTTACGCTTTTTGTTCCACTAGagatttctcttctccatgagtCCCCATTACGACACTTCCCTGAAAAAGTAGAAACATAGCTATTCATTGTTAAGGCCTAATAGTCTCATGTAGGCGCATGATATGGCTACTCTGTACGGCCTATCGTAAATTCCGTTCAGCTACGTGGTGAAACTCTGTTATGTTATAACCCTAGAAACTCCATTCAACTAGTGCCCGAATGTGTTGCTTTCGGTGCAGGATCGGCGACAACTGTGGGGCCCGTTCCGACATATTGGGTTCTCCCTAGATGTATCATTCAATATGCCTGCACGCTGCAATTTACAATTGTCGATCACAAAACATTCTGAGGAGTCCGACTGTCTAGTTATGAAGCACAGACTAACGCATACTATGCGAGATTAAGGTACTTCCCTAAACCACCTCTGAGATATTTGAAGGTGTATACTTTCTCTGACCTCAGTGGAAAGACGCATACGAATCCAACATGGACCTCATATTCAACTACTTAGATCCGCTTATCATTGACAGTATCTACGACTCATTCCGCAGCTCTTTGCAATTAAGGCTATGCTCTACCTCTCATAGTTTAAGCTTCTGCTCCGTCATCACAGATTCTAAGCTATGGTGCAGGGAGAGTATCTACAGGCAAAGCCTAAGCATATTCATTGTAACGTGGTTTGTGCACTGGCTTGATTTAGTCGAATCCCAGCTAATTGAGTTGACGGAAAGGCTTTCTAGCTCGGTGTTTTTCCTTCTGCTTGGGACAGTCTGCCACTATCTATATTTTGACAAGGCATTGACAAGGCATCCCAAATATCATAAGAACCAAATCAGACATGAGATCTATGATTCGTTGCTCTCCCTTTTCGGCTTGAATGTCTTGACCGTTCCAATCTTCGTCGCTCAAGTTCGCGGATACGCAAAACTTTATGATTTCGGGTCTGGGAAAGTACCTTTATGGTACGAATTTGggcagtttctcttcttcgtcctaTTCAGCGATACTTGCATGTATTGGCTTCATCGAatcttccacatcaacttCTTGTTCAATCTGATGCACAAGAAGCATCATCGGTAAGGCACTTTGGTACAGCTGACGATTAGGAATTGTTTTGAAACTGACGGGATACTTGCAAGGTACATTATCCCCACCCCGTTCTCGGCCTATGCCTTCGATCCTCTAGAGGCGTACATCATGAGTTTGCCTATTTATGCCTATAGCTTCTTATGGCCGATGTCTCGGGAGGCACAACTCATTGTATTCGTGACAACAAATATATGGACGATTTTACTGCGTATGTGTCAACCCCATCCCTACGGGACTTGCTCATTTGCCGTTAACAAATATGAACCCCAGACGACAATCGTGATCAATTTCACACGGTGCATCATAAGAATGTTAAATTGAACTTCGGACAGTTTCTCACACTTTGGGACCAGTTAGGAGGCACCTACGCAGACCCGGAAAAATATTTCGcagggagaagagaaggaaaagtcaAAACCTAAGGAAACATTCTATAACGAGCTTGGTATGACCGGGGAATGGAAAACGTGGTCCAGGGGATTGGCTCTTTGGGGAATAATAAGTTGAACGAGTTAAGGAGGTTTAATTTCCGGGTTTCATAGAAAAGACAGACCCAGAATTTTCGTCGTATGAGATGTAATGCTACGCAGAATCATCCTGATGAAATAGTGAACATGACTGGTGCAAAAGACAGTCTTTTTTCGAGAGGTTGTTATGTGATTATAACTACCGGTGGgccgccaccaccgccgaTATTGACACCCCTTGCTGTTCGATAAGGATGCACCTTGGTGTATGAATATAACCCCTTTCGTCATCCCATAGGAGAGGTAATATGTCGCTTTCTTATTCATGTCCCATTGATTCTCCATCGGTATGTAATTAGAGCACTAgttctttctccatctcccccTAATTGCAGAATCGGCCTACGCTCTCTCAGCTAGGCGCGTGCAGGCAACCCGACAGCAATGTACTCAAAAAATCATCAACAATTGCTGCCACATGGTGATCCTGGTCAACAGAATCCTAAACATCTGGAAACATCAGATTCAGCCGACTCCAGACACaatcttgtatatatagaagCTCGCGATGTCTCAGTGTCCCTCGCTACCTCGCCTTTCGAACGTATACGACGCGCTTGGAAGTTTACAAAAAGCACAGATATACCGCTACAACCACCGAGGATCCTCCACAATGTACGCGTATGTATACCACCTGCACAGTTAACCGTTATCCTCGGAGGTAGTGGTTCGGGAAAATCTTCCTTCCTGAATGCGCTCTCTGGCCGAACACAGAATGGTCGTCTAAATGTCACGGGTAGCATCACATACAACGGTAGCGTCGATATCGGAGCATTTCGGAGTGCCTATCTGGTCCAGCAAGATATCCTCCCTGCGATGTTGACCGTCCGCGAGATACTGAGCTATGCTTCAGAGTTAAGCCTGGGCTCTGCAGGAGCCTCGGAGATTGACCGTGCTGTCGATAACATCATTTCAAGGCTAGGCCTTGAAAACTGTGCGGAAACCAGAATTGGAGACAGCAAGAATAAGGGATGTAGTGGGGGTGAAAGGCGAAGAGTCAGCATTGGGATTCAACTGCTCAAAGCGACCTCAGTACTCTTTTGCGATGAACCAACGACTGGTACGATACTAGATATACGCCACGAAGTAGTGAACTCTATTCGCTGATTTTGTATGCAGGCCTTGATGCAACAACGGCTTTTCAGGTTATTCGGACTTTAAAGCGACTAGCCGATAGTGGTATGACAGTGGTCATATCGCTCCATTCGCCAAGATCTGACGCCTGGAGCCTTTTTGACAATGTTATTATATTATCCGGTGGTCACTTGATGTATAGCGGATTACCAAGTACGGTGGGCGACTATTTCAAGGATTGTGGATATGAAATGCCTCCATTCGTGAATCCGGCGGACTTTCTCCTAGATGTTACATCAGTTGATGTGCGCTCAGAGGCATCAAAGTCTAACTCCTGTGCCCGAGTAGAGCACCTGAAGCAATGCTGGATGAATCGTTTGGCAACCAATGCAGCTAACTGTCTGTCCAACTATCGGGATATATGCGACTCTATGGACTTTGATTCTAAAGCTCCAAGTTATTCAAGAGTATGCAAAGTAATGACACAACGAAACTTGAAAATATGCTGGAGAGACTGGAAGTCACTGCTAGGAATTTGGTGCGCggttgctgctttggctgctaTCAACGGTTGGGCTTTCTGGCAACTAGATGGCAGCTTGAGTGGGATTCGGTCACGCCAAGGGAGCCTCTGGGACGCAACCGGGCTATATGGATACTTGATTCTAGTTCATGAGATATGCCGTCTAGTTGAAGAGATCGGTCTATTTGATCACGAACGGAGGGACGGAATCCTGAGCGCATCCGCGTTTTTACTTAGCCGAAGGGCATCCAGGTTTTTCCTAGAGGATCTGAGCCTTCCACTTCTCTTCACAGCCATCTACTATCCCATGGTTGGATACCGTGGCTCGGCCTCGCAGGTTTGCATCTTTCTACTTGTCATGCTATTCACGCATTATCTTGCGATTGGATTCGCCAGTCTTTGTGTGGCCACTACCAGGAGCTTTCACGGAGCAGGTCTGATGGGAAACctcttttttactttgcaGATGGTGGCATCCGCATACTTTATCCAGACTGATCAAACTCCACCGTACGCTCGATGGCTCAAATGGGTAACTCATACTTTCTATACATTTGGTACTCTATGTGCGAACGAGTTTATCGGTGTGCATGGTCCATACGAAGGCAACTTATACGACTGTCCTTTCTCAGCAGACCGTACAGATCCTCGCTGCAAGCAGTATACTGGCCGGTTTGTCATGGATAGCCTAGGAATGCCGAAAGAATGGGTATGGCGCCCCATTGTTATCTTGTGGTCCATGACTTGTGCTTTTCATTTATCGGGGGCCTTTGTTCTTCATATCAATCATCCAAAGCCACCTCTTACTCCCACAGAAAGGGTAGGCAGCCCTAGTTCCACGGAGGTAAGGATACAGCCAAGATACAACCGCTCAGTTACTCCAGTCTCCCTCTGCCTGGAAGACTACGCCCTGACGGCGAAACGGCAACAGTCTACGCGGCGAAATGTAACCAGTACAATATCCAGGATTTGTGGTCCAGTGTCCACAATATTCCAACCAGGAAAGCTGAATGTGATTATGGGGGCATCAGGTAGTGGCAAAACATCTTTATTATCTTCATTGGCTGAAAGGCTCCCCCTGAGTTCAAGTTCCAAGTGGTGCCGTACAGGGTCAGCTTTGTATAACGGAACACAGTTACCGAAGGTCCAAGTCAGATCAATGGTTTCATTTGTGGCTCAGGATGATGACAATCTGATGCCGGCACTCACGGTGGCCGAAACATTGCTTTTTGCCGCTCGGCTGAAGTTGCCATCCTCAATGCCTGACGATGAGAAGCGTGGACGTGTTTCAGAAATTATTACAAAGTTTGGTCTGGAATCATGTGCGAGACGTCTAGTTGGGTCTGCAATCGTGAGGGGAATCAGTGGCGGAGAAAAACGCCGGCTGTCGATCGCTTGTGAGGTCCTAACGATGCCGCAAGTTCTTATTTTGGATGAGCCTACGTCCGGGCTTGACAGCTTCATGGCACTCACTGTACTAGAAGTTCTGCAGAGTCTGGCTGCTGAAGGCTGTACTATCATTCTCACGGCCCATCAGCCTACGTCGTCGATGTGGTCACTTTTCTCCAGCTGCCTGCTTCTCTCACCGGATGGCTTACCCTTGTACTCCGGTGAAGCGTCTGAGATGCGTTCCTATTTTCATTCAGCGGGGTTTGAGTGCCCCATGGCAGTAAATCCTGCAGACTTCTTCATGGATCTTGCAACCTCCGGTGAAACGCAAGGGAACAGCGAAGATAGTAAGAAGCGACTAGACAACCTCGTCAATGCGTGGAAATCGCATGAGTCCTACGCGAGAAAACAATCCTTTGACTCTCGAGCCGGAACTGAACGTGGTCGTACAGAATTAATTCCGGATTTTGCAACACATAGCCACCATTCTTCTGCAACAGCATTCCCAGTACTTGTACATCGCGCCGTGCTGAACACTCTTCGCCAGCCAGTCTCAATCTTAGCCCGATCAATTCAGGCTCCTGGGGTGGGTCTTTTGCTAGCACTTTTTACTGCGCCGATGAAAACGGACTATCTTTCCATCCAAACTCGTATGGGTGTAATTCAACAGTATTCGGCTCTAGCCTTCATTGGTAAGCTTCATTTATGGTTCCCAATCCAGATAACCGGTTCACAAACTGATTCCTGATATCTAGGCATGCTCCAAAACATTGCTACATTTCCTCCTGAAGTGGATGTTATGTACCGCGAGACGTCAGAGGGTCTATACAATATTGAGGCATTTCTAGCGCAATACACCATCCTCGAACTTCCTTTCGAAGCTTTTTCTGCACTTATATTTGCTCTGTTACTCGCGTACGCAGCAAAACTAGCACCTGAGGCAGACCTGTTTGgttttttgttcttcagcgcCTTTTGCACGCTCAACAGCGGAGAGTCCATAAGCATGcttttttatcttgtttttgATCATATAAGTCTAGCAGTCAGTTTCACGGCGTCGTTACTTGCTATGTTCACCGTGCTTGGCGGGGTCATGAGTCTGGATCCGCCAAAAGTACTTCAGTGGTTCAACTACATATCGCCAGTCAAGTATGCAGTAACGAGTATCTCTGTCTTGACCATGAGAGACTTGACATTTACTTGCGCGGAGGAGCAGCGAGATGTGAACGGGAAATGCTTGATAGAAACTGGAGAACAGGTCCTACAGCTGTATAAGTTTAATCAGAAAAATCCGTGGTTGGAAGCCTTGGGGGGTGTTGTGGCCATGTTATGTTATCGTTTGCTGGTATACGCGATTCTTAAGGTCAAGGTCAAGCGGTTGAGCTCCAGGGGTATGCGAGATTTACTCAGAGGATGGCGACGCGAGAAGGCCGGCGAAGATGAAAGGGGCTTGATGCTTTCTACCCTGAACGCATAATCTACTATAGATAGACCCATTGTCCCTCTGTGTATTCTGATGCTGTGGCAAGCCTTTTGGTATATATTTCATTGCTTTTCATGTTGCGACAGCTTGATTTCGTCTTACTGAGACTATGAGTTTGACGTGGAAGGTTGGCTTTAGTCCTTGACACTCTTTGCAATCGCGGCCATTTTCGAAGTAAGGCGTTCAAAAAGCACAATATTCAACAGACGTAGATGAAGTGTCTCTTCGTAGGTTCA
This window of the Aspergillus oryzae RIB40 DNA, chromosome 8 genome carries:
- a CDS encoding uncharacterized protein (FAD-binding protein DIMINUTO): MEVHNAIVQRISTCVKQFYNDKTPFGIYHGSTNSTRASTKLRSNTVDTGSLNRVLMIDQEKKVALVEPNVPMDMLVQATLPWRLIPPVVMEFPGITAGGGFAGTGGESSSYRHSFFDRTVNWIEIVVGNGDIITASATENSDLFFGAACSFGTLGITTLLEIQLLELPIEPAVELTYFPISMGVDEAVRKIEHLTPDPTYQYLDGIMFTKERGVICAGSITSATDHCSRRMQTFTRPSDPWFYMHAEERASTSAAEEAGPAKDLIPIADYLFRYDRGGFWVGKYAFEYFLFPQTKFMRWALDHISHTRVMYHAVHKSGLFREYTIQDVAVPYKGAKELVDFVDDSFGKYPLWICPVRSTTAAVSGLVAEPRRQPASDSDDPGMMLSVGVYGPGPKGREFLHFNRGLEKLVNKLGGQKWLYARTYYSEEDFWSIYDRSTRDELRQKYHATYLPNLYQKVRADRDRSFGSSMHRSWISRLQDRIWRQWPVCGLYGLMHTFWNKEYLLNRSKNELI
- a CDS encoding sterol desaturase family protein (sterol C5 desaturase) — protein: MDLIFNYLDPLIIDSIYDSFRSSLQLRLCSTSHSLSFCSVITDSKLWCRESIYRQSLSIFIVTWFVHWLDLVESQLIELTERLSSSVFFLLLGTVCHYLYFDKALTRHPKYHKNQIRHEIYDSLLSLFGLNVLTVPIFVAQVRGYAKLYDFGSGKVPLWYEFGQFLFFVLFSDTCMYWLHRIFHINFLFNLMHKKHHRYIIPTPFSAYAFDPLEAYIMSLPIYAYSFLWPMSREAQLIVFVTTNIWTILLHDNRDQFHTVHHKNVKLNFGQFLTLWDQLGGTYADPEKYFAGRREGKVKT
- a CDS encoding uncharacterized protein (pleiotropic drug resistance proteins (PDR1-15), ABC superfamily) encodes the protein MYSKNHQQLLPHGDPGQQNPKHLETSDSADSRHNLVYIEARDVSVSLATSPFERIRRAWKFTKSTDIPLQPPRILHNVRVCIPPAQLTVILGGSGSGKSSFLNALSGRTQNGRLNVTGSITYNGSVDIGAFRSAYLVQQDILPAMLTVREILSYASELSLGSAGASEIDRAVDNIISRLGLENCAETRIGDSKNKGCSGGERRRVSIGIQLLKATSVLFCDEPTTGLDATTAFQVIRTLKRLADSGMTVVISLHSPRSDAWSLFDNVIILSGGHLMYSGLPSTVGDYFKDCGYEMPPFVNPADFLLDVTSVDVRSEASKSNSCARVEHLKQCWMNRLATNAANCLSNYRDICDSMDFDSKAPSYSRVCKVMTQRNLKICWRDWKSLLGIWCAVAALAAINGWAFWQLDGSLSGIRSRQGSLWDATGLYGYLILVHEICRLVEEIGLFDHERRDGILSASAFLLSRRASRFFLEDLSLPLLFTAIYYPMVGYRGSASQVCIFLLVMLFTHYLAIGFASLCVATTRSFHGAGLMGNLFFTLQMVASAYFIQTDQTPPYARWLKWVTHTFYTFGTLCANEFIGVHGPYEGNLYDCPFSADRTDPRCKQYTGRFVMDSLGMPKEWVWRPIVILWSMTCAFHLSGAFVLHINHPKPPLTPTERVGSPSSTEVRIQPRYNRSVTPVSLCLEDYALTAKRQQSTRRNVTSTISRICGPVSTIFQPGKLNVIMGASGSGKTSLLSSLAERLPLSSSSKWCRTGSALYNGTQLPKVQVRSMVSFVAQDDDNLMPALTVAETLLFAARLKLPSSMPDDEKRGRVSEIITKFGLESCARRLVGSAIVRGISGGEKRRLSIACEVLTMPQVLILDEPTSGLDSFMALTVLEVLQSLAAEGCTIILTAHQPTSSMWSLFSSCLLLSPDGLPLYSGEASEMRSYFHSAGFECPMAVNPADFFMDLATSGETQGNSEDSKKRLDNLVNAWKSHESYARKQSFDSRAGTERGRTELIPDFATHSHHSSATAFPVLVHRAVLNTLRQPVSILARSIQAPGVGLLLALFTAPMKTDYLSIQTRMGVIQQYSALAFIGMLQNIATFPPEVDVMYRETSEGLYNIEAFLAQYTILELPFEAFSALIFALLLAYAAKLAPEADLFGFLFFSAFCTLNSGESISMLFYLVFDHISLAVSFTASLLAMFTVLGGVMSLDPPKVLQWFNYISPVKYAVTSISVLTMRDLTFTCAEEQRDVNGKCLIETGEQVLQLYKFNQKNPWLEALGGVVAMLCYRLLVYAILKVKVKRLSSRGMRDLLRGWRREKAGEDERGLMLSTLNA
- a CDS encoding FAD-dependent oxidoreductase (predicted protein); this translates as MENVSDKQTQRFEVIIVGCSVAGLTLANALSKRKINYVVLESRKHLPSPLTGNALTLLPNGMRILSQLGVLDDIKVTSQSISSHSTWLANGYLLKTINMMQLPSTRHGYDSVVIARWDLLQILYNRLVGDRSRIAFDKRAVQFDQSSSEVKVKCADGSSFAGDVVVGADGIHSVTRREALWHQDLAKTLGRIQNRPLELTSEYSGIYGISNPIPELHPGQAHRTYGNGFSFIVNVGKHGRIYWLLSIKSRETRQYPRLPRYAQDQASIDEHVRPFLDAHISSTILFKDLYNNSKTCLHVGLEELLCENWVSGNIVCIGDSVHKMTPNLAQGANCAIESAASLANRLVCILDKRQGRVCSDHCGREAILQSWEASRKHRMRFFYTCSWILARCESFCGAFFKGLGLYIGSYHGEQVISYISDIDGQTEYLDFLPEPLRASKTVLEMEHGTLFHLNYLFVKMAFALLDSSLRLWQFCFS